The genomic region TTGCGCAGCAGCGCGGCCGAGACGTGCACGTGCCCGGTGGCCATCTCGTCGAACACCGACCGGTCGGCCCGGACCACCAGGTCGGCGTCCTCGGCCGAGCGGCTCACCTCGACGTGCTGGTCGGCGATGGTCAAGAGCCAGTGTTCGGTGCGGCCGTCCTCCCGCGCATCCAGCCGCAGCGTGCCGGCGGTGGTCTCCGGTAGCTCCGGCCGCAGGCCGGGCCCGAGGCCCCGCAGGTAGTCCGCCACCGTCGTGCCCATACG from Micromonospora sp. WMMD812 harbors:
- a CDS encoding SCP2 sterol-binding domain-containing protein, with the protein product MGTTVADYLRGLGPGLRPELPETTAGTLRLDAREDGRTEHWLLTIADQHVEVSRSAEDADLVVRADRSVFDEMATGHVHVSAALLRNDLTVQGDIRLLNLLRRIFPGPPGARHPRTVAREVMEGRTGVGGWGAPR